From the genome of Paraburkholderia aromaticivorans, one region includes:
- a CDS encoding EAL domain-containing protein — protein sequence MSALLPAFMPSVSALTLSGLLPHLVRCESGWSATWRALTLHSVFQPVLSVTHQCIVGYEGLLRAFDPVGLPVSPEVLFSGTRSAADARELDRIARCLHVANFMEQGISTGWLFLNTRPQVFETGWPQRAFIDELSAHFGLPQERIVIEVLEQPADDESAVASMLAASQPRDFLIAIDDFGTGFSNFDRVWRFRPDIVKLDRSLVARAGKREGDDSMISHLIAMLHQSGTLVLAEGVETDEELMILMEADVDFVQGFWLGQPKSSVQAACAKVPALIESMWSKFADYERAHAGHQRLGFEGFAEAVLAAAETYKATGDLRQAAQKVWHLPEARRVFITDGHGEQTLPSVTATSVPPPPLRLAPLYTDTRSNWSRRAYFKHALAAPGRVAMMGPHYSLADAQDCYTAALAFERQGTHVLCVDFVPTATPDGRPAGRGGKR from the coding sequence ATGTCCGCTCTCCTGCCCGCCTTTATGCCATCCGTCAGCGCATTGACTCTGAGCGGCCTGCTCCCGCATCTGGTCCGGTGCGAGTCCGGCTGGAGCGCGACGTGGCGCGCGCTCACTTTGCACAGCGTGTTCCAGCCGGTGTTGTCGGTCACGCACCAGTGCATCGTCGGTTACGAGGGACTGTTGCGCGCCTTCGATCCGGTCGGTTTGCCGGTCTCGCCAGAAGTGCTCTTCTCGGGCACGCGCTCGGCCGCCGACGCCCGCGAGCTCGACCGTATCGCGCGCTGCCTGCATGTGGCGAATTTCATGGAGCAAGGCATCAGCACCGGCTGGCTCTTCCTGAATACGCGTCCACAGGTATTCGAAACCGGCTGGCCGCAGCGCGCGTTCATCGACGAACTGTCGGCGCACTTCGGTCTGCCGCAGGAGCGCATCGTGATCGAAGTGCTCGAGCAGCCCGCCGACGACGAATCCGCCGTCGCCAGCATGCTCGCGGCCTCGCAGCCGCGCGACTTCCTGATCGCGATCGACGACTTCGGCACCGGCTTCTCGAACTTCGACCGCGTATGGCGCTTTCGCCCCGACATCGTCAAACTCGACCGTTCGCTGGTCGCGCGCGCCGGCAAGCGCGAAGGCGACGACTCGATGATCAGCCACCTGATCGCGATGCTTCATCAGTCCGGCACGCTGGTGCTGGCTGAAGGCGTCGAAACCGACGAAGAATTGATGATCCTGATGGAAGCCGACGTCGATTTCGTCCAGGGTTTCTGGCTCGGTCAGCCGAAGAGTTCCGTACAGGCAGCCTGCGCCAAAGTGCCGGCCTTGATCGAATCGATGTGGAGCAAGTTCGCCGACTACGAGCGCGCGCATGCCGGCCACCAGCGGCTCGGTTTCGAGGGTTTCGCGGAAGCGGTGCTGGCCGCCGCCGAGACCTACAAAGCGACCGGCGATCTGCGTCAGGCAGCGCAAAAGGTGTGGCATCTGCCTGAGGCCCGGCGCGTATTCATCACCGACGGACACGGCGAGCAAACGCTGCCTTCGGTCACGGCCACCTCGGTGCCGCCGCCTCCGCTACGGCTCGCGCCGCTCTATACCGATACGCGCAGCAACTGGTCGCGGCGGGCCTACTTCAAGCACGCGCTCGCCGCGCCGGGGCGCGTCGCGATGATGGGTCCGCATTATTCGCTCGCCGACGCTCAGGACTGCTACACCGCCGCCCTCGCGTTCGAGCGTCAGGGCACTCACGTGCTTTGCGTCGACTTCGTGCCGACCGCGACCCCGGACGGGCGCCCGGCGGGACGCGGCGGCAAGCGCTAA
- the arfB gene encoding alternative ribosome rescue aminoacyl-tRNA hydrolase ArfB has translation MTSRYPIPPNEIELTAVRAQGAGGQNVNKVSSAIHLRFDVRASSLPEVLKMRLLALSDHRLTRDGVVIIKAQEHRTQEMNRAAALARLDELIESVSVTRKPRFATRPTRASNLRRLDSKAKRSEVKSGRGRVDD, from the coding sequence ATGACATCCCGCTATCCGATCCCACCGAACGAAATCGAACTGACCGCAGTGCGCGCGCAAGGAGCGGGCGGCCAGAACGTCAATAAGGTTTCGAGCGCGATTCACCTGCGCTTCGACGTGCGCGCTTCATCGTTGCCGGAAGTGTTGAAGATGCGCCTGCTCGCGCTGTCCGATCACCGGCTCACGCGCGACGGCGTCGTGATCATCAAGGCGCAGGAGCATCGGACTCAGGAGATGAACCGCGCGGCTGCGCTGGCGCGGCTCGATGAACTGATCGAAAGCGTCAGCGTGACGCGCAAACCGCGCTTCGCGACCCGGCCGACGCGCGCGTCGAACCTGCGGCGCCTCGACAGCAAGGCCAAACGCAGCGAGGTCAAATCCGGCCGCGGCCGGGTGGACGATTAG
- a CDS encoding VC0807 family protein gives MKLRPGFVLELAVNFLLPWLAYRLALPHLGETGALIASAVPPIVWSLVELVRFRRVDALSVMVVTGIVLSVAAMALGGSPRMLLLRESLVSGAIGVVFLISLPMRRPLIFYLARATVAREMEGGAARFEALWQERPALVAAMRLMTLVWGIGLSGETALRAWMALTWPIERFLVVSPFIGYGIYGGLTLWTLWYRNTLRGRVEARVQSGGAAG, from the coding sequence ATGAAGCTCCGTCCGGGTTTTGTGCTCGAACTGGCCGTCAACTTTCTGTTGCCGTGGCTCGCCTACCGGCTCGCGCTGCCGCATCTGGGCGAAACCGGCGCATTGATCGCGTCCGCCGTGCCGCCGATCGTCTGGAGTCTGGTCGAACTCGTGCGTTTTCGGCGCGTCGACGCGCTGAGCGTGATGGTCGTGACCGGCATCGTGCTCTCGGTCGCGGCGATGGCGCTCGGCGGCAGTCCTCGCATGCTGCTGTTGCGCGAGTCGCTGGTGTCCGGCGCGATCGGCGTGGTGTTTCTGATCTCCCTGCCGATGCGCCGTCCGCTGATCTTCTATCTTGCGCGCGCCACCGTTGCGCGCGAAATGGAAGGCGGCGCCGCGCGCTTCGAAGCGCTGTGGCAGGAGCGCCCCGCGCTGGTCGCGGCGATGCGCCTGATGACGCTGGTGTGGGGCATCGGCCTGAGCGGCGAAACCGCGCTGCGTGCGTGGATGGCGCTCACCTGGCCGATCGAGCGTTTTCTGGTCGTTTCCCCTTTTATCGGCTATGGCATCTATGGCGGGCTGACGCTGTGGACGCTGTGGTATCGAAACACCCTGCGCGGGCGCGTCGAGGCGCGTGTGCAGTCGGGTGGCGCTGCCGGTTGA
- a CDS encoding AAA family ATPase, whose product MSTLEQSASTPPEFDDIGVSLPAPADFSIALAEGFARRIGTLARRGGASVEAVKWAARGAFAASRATAEGHVCVPLAVLARRFEASSAEARAALFASGMASDGSQSAAALRPLVVDGQGRLYLARYYDYERRLARALVAHAGAGGSAAGGAAGGATVRAAVGAEGGADAQTLQERLLRYFGTPKDNEVDWQRVAAVMALSGRLTIVSGGPGTGKTTTVVGVLACLLDARVDLRIALAAPTGKAAQRMQEALLARAGDLPPELAARLPQTSYTLHRLLGSGPGGRFRHHRDNPLPYDVVVIDEASMIDVAMAAHLLDAIAPQTRLVMLGDKDQLAAVEAGAVFAELSARPAFTQEGVQRIAQALGLDETRLVQALPGASRRFDEEAACFLAQPEAPDTSDARPDDLFAYADSPDAFDEPPAGDLFESAASPPRSASHAQSPLADCVVWLERNYRFGLESPIGRLSLAIRNGSASAALDVLRIDPVQACAAALHEDTHATLAERTVARLAAGFAPYADALVAALAADVPDPLPLFDALNRFRILCATRSGPRGVDQVNTAMAAQVRRAAGVTLAVGAQWFAGRPVMVTRNDYALGLFNGDIGIALPGASGALRVYFRTGDGGLRAVSPAALPPHDTAFALTVHKSQGSEFEHAVLMLPSVFSRVLSRELVYTAITRARERVEVVGARAVLAQAIATPTQRDSGLAARIAEAWRDAE is encoded by the coding sequence ATGAGCACGTTGGAACAGAGCGCATCGACGCCGCCCGAGTTCGACGACATCGGCGTGAGTTTGCCCGCGCCGGCCGATTTCAGCATCGCGCTCGCGGAAGGTTTCGCGCGTCGCATCGGCACGCTGGCGCGGCGCGGCGGCGCCTCGGTGGAAGCGGTCAAGTGGGCCGCGCGGGGTGCGTTCGCCGCGAGCCGCGCGACGGCGGAAGGCCATGTGTGTGTGCCCCTCGCGGTGCTGGCGCGGCGCTTCGAGGCGTCGAGCGCCGAAGCGCGTGCCGCGCTCTTCGCAAGCGGCATGGCGAGCGATGGTTCGCAAAGCGCGGCAGCGTTGCGGCCATTGGTGGTCGACGGGCAAGGGCGGCTCTATCTGGCTCGCTATTACGACTATGAGCGGCGGCTCGCGCGCGCGCTGGTCGCGCATGCCGGGGCGGGCGGCAGTGCCGCGGGTGGTGCCGCGGGTGGTGCCACGGTCAGGGCCGCAGTTGGAGCCGAAGGAGGCGCCGACGCCCAAACGCTGCAGGAGCGCCTGCTGCGCTACTTCGGGACACCAAAGGACAACGAAGTCGATTGGCAACGTGTCGCGGCGGTCATGGCGCTGTCGGGGCGGCTCACCATCGTCAGCGGCGGACCTGGCACCGGCAAGACCACCACCGTGGTCGGCGTGCTTGCCTGCCTGCTCGATGCGCGCGTGGATTTGCGCATTGCCCTGGCGGCCCCCACCGGCAAAGCGGCGCAGCGTATGCAGGAGGCGTTGCTTGCGCGGGCGGGCGATTTGCCGCCCGAACTTGCCGCGCGTTTGCCGCAGACGTCGTACACGTTGCACCGTTTGCTCGGTTCCGGGCCGGGCGGACGTTTCCGGCATCATCGCGACAATCCGTTGCCATACGACGTCGTGGTGATCGACGAGGCGTCGATGATCGACGTCGCCATGGCGGCGCATCTGCTCGACGCGATTGCCCCGCAAACGCGCCTCGTGATGCTCGGTGACAAGGACCAGCTCGCCGCCGTCGAGGCGGGTGCGGTGTTCGCCGAGCTCAGCGCGCGTCCGGCGTTCACGCAGGAGGGCGTGCAGCGCATTGCGCAGGCGCTGGGCCTCGACGAAACACGGCTCGTGCAGGCATTGCCGGGCGCATCGCGGCGCTTCGATGAGGAGGCCGCCTGTTTTCTCGCGCAGCCCGAGGCGCCGGACACATCCGACGCGCGGCCCGACGATCTGTTTGCCTATGCGGATTCACCGGACGCTTTCGATGAACCGCCCGCCGGCGACCTGTTCGAAAGCGCCGCGTCACCGCCCAGGTCGGCATCGCATGCGCAAAGCCCGCTCGCCGATTGCGTCGTCTGGCTCGAGCGCAACTACCGGTTCGGTCTCGAATCGCCGATTGGCCGCTTGTCGCTCGCGATCCGGAACGGCTCGGCGAGCGCGGCGCTCGACGTCCTGCGCATCGATCCCGTGCAAGCTTGCGCAGCGGCGCTTCACGAAGACACGCATGCGACGCTTGCCGAGCGTACGGTCGCGCGCCTGGCCGCAGGTTTCGCGCCATACGCCGACGCGCTTGTCGCGGCGCTCGCGGCCGACGTGCCGGATCCGTTGCCGCTCTTCGATGCGTTGAACCGTTTCCGCATTCTGTGCGCAACCCGCTCCGGGCCGCGCGGCGTCGATCAGGTGAATACGGCGATGGCGGCGCAGGTGCGGCGCGCGGCAGGCGTGACGCTGGCAGTGGGCGCGCAGTGGTTCGCCGGGCGCCCTGTGATGGTGACACGCAACGACTACGCACTCGGTTTGTTCAATGGCGATATCGGCATTGCGCTGCCGGGCGCAAGCGGCGCGCTACGCGTATATTTCCGCACCGGCGACGGCGGTTTGCGAGCGGTATCGCCGGCCGCGCTTCCGCCGCACGACACCGCATTCGCGCTCACGGTTCACAAGTCGCAAGGCTCGGAGTTCGAGCATGCGGTGTTGATGCTGCCGTCGGTATTTAGCCGGGTGTTGTCGCGTGAACTGGTCTACACGGCGATTACCCGCGCGCGCGAACGGGTGGAAGTGGTCGGTGCTCGCGCCGTGCTGGCGCAGGCCATTGCGACGCCGACGCAGCGCGATTCGGGATTGGCCGCGCGGATAGCGGAGGCGTGGCGCGACGCTGAATAG
- the recB gene encoding exodeoxyribonuclease V subunit beta yields the protein MSGGKRSYALVAEELDVFACSLDGVNQIEASAGTGKTWNICALYVRLLLEKNLNADQILVVTFTKAATAELHERIRGRLAELDRAIEMDDDGGDPFIRRLFETTLAPERGIEREAALKVVRRALRTFDQAAIHTIHAFCQRALQEAPFAAAMPFAFEMEADDAALRFEMAADFWREQVEPEAYAHPAFAAWLVARRAGPASLDEQLARRLKKPLAQLRWGKLDASGQGVDQQAGFEAACDLWHAERDRIVGLLAEAQDRLSRTSHKPDHVSAAIAAWTEYFAQGDCHAPPPKAALKLTASALKKATKVKFEPPEHPFFEHAEALAAAVVAAEAAQRARWLSLVQAWLDYAPAELVARKRTRRVVSFDDLLSNLYRALAAHPWLADALRTRYPAALIDEFQDTDPLQFAIFSRIFAPAGPLFLVGDPKQAIYSFRAADLHTYLTAREAASACYTLAVNQRSTAPIVEACNRLFEANRQAFVLDGLDYQPVRAGERRRPPFSDPHASAGDFRIWTLPQGDAALTKREAQREASEACATEIVRLLRGAREGVVTIGDAPLAPGNIAVLVQTHKQGSLIKRVLAAWGVGSVELAQTSAFATLDAEQIERVLAAVDTPGDLRRLRAALATDWLGLDAAALWRLEQVAEAPSSADDPAHAADAMGWVERFSRYRTLWHERGFAVMWRTLMRELRVAQRLVAGPDGERRLTNVNHLAELVQARAATQPGIAPTLRWLAAQRTQGGGEDAQLRLESDRNLVQIVTVHKSKGLEYAVVFCPFLNDGALREPPSSGLPDAREYHDDTGAAVLHYGCDDEEAEHASRYAVREQAAERARLVYVALTRAVYRCYLVAGTYLSSRSTKESRRSVLNWLVGGGGHGFEDWLAEPPDEAALAASWQALAGGPITLQALPKPERRVPLESLQDRSAHMQARANRRPLRDQWRMASFSGLIAAGSQAEEARTAVEEVRPDHDELADALVVTPAPVPQAQAYAEDDILAFPRGAAAGDCLHRMFELADFAGPHTWADAIRGALRERPAPAVPELAARLPAMMHNLLRDVVTTELQPGMALANLNPRRRLNELEFLFAAPSLDFPALRELLIEHGYPDVALEPGVLRGFVKGFIDMIVEYDGRFWIVDWKSNHLGDTAADYAAAPLEAAMASHAYHLQALLYTVALHRYLKTRVRDYSYDTHIGGYLYLFVRGVRPHWRDADGPAGVHRRRPAFELVALLDAAMIGGVA from the coding sequence ATGAGCGGGGGCAAACGGAGTTACGCGCTGGTTGCCGAAGAACTCGACGTCTTCGCCTGTTCGCTCGACGGCGTGAATCAGATCGAGGCTTCGGCCGGCACCGGCAAGACCTGGAATATCTGCGCGCTGTACGTGCGGCTGCTGCTCGAAAAGAACCTGAACGCGGACCAGATTCTCGTCGTCACCTTCACGAAGGCGGCGACCGCGGAACTGCATGAGCGCATTCGCGGCCGTCTCGCCGAACTGGACCGCGCGATCGAAATGGATGACGACGGCGGCGATCCGTTCATCCGCCGTCTCTTCGAAACCACGCTGGCGCCGGAGCGGGGCATCGAGCGCGAGGCCGCCTTGAAGGTGGTGCGGCGCGCGCTGCGCACCTTCGACCAGGCGGCGATCCACACCATCCACGCATTCTGTCAGCGTGCGTTGCAGGAGGCGCCATTCGCCGCCGCCATGCCGTTCGCCTTCGAAATGGAAGCGGACGACGCGGCCTTGCGCTTCGAAATGGCGGCGGACTTCTGGCGCGAGCAGGTGGAGCCCGAAGCGTATGCGCACCCTGCGTTCGCCGCGTGGCTGGTGGCCAGACGCGCCGGCCCGGCATCACTGGACGAGCAACTCGCGCGGCGTCTGAAAAAACCTTTGGCGCAGTTGCGCTGGGGCAAGCTCGACGCAAGCGGCCAGGGCGTCGATCAGCAGGCCGGTTTCGAAGCCGCCTGCGACCTCTGGCATGCGGAGCGCGACAGGATCGTCGGTTTGCTGGCCGAGGCGCAAGACCGTCTGAGCAGGACCTCGCATAAGCCCGATCATGTGAGCGCGGCCATCGCCGCATGGACCGAGTATTTCGCGCAGGGCGACTGCCATGCGCCGCCGCCGAAAGCCGCATTGAAGCTGACGGCTTCAGCCTTGAAAAAAGCCACCAAGGTCAAGTTCGAGCCGCCTGAGCATCCGTTCTTCGAGCACGCCGAAGCGCTGGCGGCGGCCGTGGTCGCGGCCGAAGCCGCGCAACGCGCGCGCTGGCTCTCGCTCGTGCAGGCCTGGCTCGACTACGCACCCGCCGAACTGGTGGCGCGCAAGCGCACCCGCCGGGTCGTGTCGTTCGACGATCTGCTGTCCAACCTGTATCGCGCGCTCGCCGCGCACCCCTGGCTTGCCGATGCTTTGCGCACGCGTTATCCCGCAGCGCTGATCGACGAATTTCAGGACACCGATCCGCTGCAGTTCGCGATCTTCAGCCGCATCTTCGCGCCGGCCGGTCCGCTCTTTCTGGTCGGCGATCCGAAGCAGGCAATCTACAGTTTTCGCGCGGCGGATCTGCATACCTACCTGACCGCGCGCGAGGCGGCATCCGCGTGTTACACGCTGGCCGTCAATCAGCGCTCGACCGCGCCGATCGTCGAGGCATGCAACCGGCTCTTCGAAGCCAACCGCCAGGCGTTCGTGCTGGATGGTCTCGACTATCAGCCGGTGCGTGCGGGCGAACGGCGCAGGCCGCCGTTCTCCGATCCGCACGCGAGCGCCGGCGACTTCCGTATCTGGACCTTGCCGCAGGGCGACGCCGCATTGACCAAGCGCGAGGCTCAGCGCGAAGCGAGCGAAGCGTGCGCCACCGAGATCGTGCGTCTGTTGCGCGGCGCGCGCGAAGGTGTGGTCACGATCGGCGACGCGCCGCTGGCGCCGGGCAACATCGCGGTGCTGGTGCAAACACACAAGCAGGGCAGTCTGATCAAACGGGTGCTGGCCGCGTGGGGTGTCGGCAGCGTGGAGCTGGCGCAGACGTCGGCGTTCGCGACGCTCGACGCCGAGCAGATCGAGCGCGTGCTGGCCGCGGTCGATACGCCGGGCGATCTGCGCCGTTTGCGCGCCGCGCTGGCAACCGACTGGCTGGGTCTCGACGCCGCGGCGCTGTGGCGCCTCGAGCAGGTCGCCGAGGCGCCGTCATCCGCCGACGATCCCGCGCACGCCGCTGACGCGATGGGTTGGGTCGAGCGTTTTTCCCGTTATCGCACGCTGTGGCATGAGCGCGGCTTCGCGGTGATGTGGCGCACGCTGATGCGTGAGTTGCGCGTCGCGCAACGGCTGGTTGCGGGACCGGACGGCGAGCGTCGTCTGACGAACGTGAATCATCTGGCCGAACTCGTGCAGGCGCGCGCCGCGACGCAACCGGGCATCGCGCCGACCTTGCGCTGGCTCGCCGCGCAACGCACCCAGGGCGGTGGCGAAGACGCGCAGTTGCGGCTCGAGTCCGATCGCAACCTGGTGCAGATCGTCACGGTCCATAAATCGAAAGGGCTCGAATACGCGGTGGTGTTCTGCCCGTTCCTGAACGACGGCGCGTTGCGTGAGCCGCCATCATCCGGCTTGCCGGATGCGCGCGAGTATCACGACGACACAGGCGCCGCGGTGCTGCACTACGGTTGCGACGACGAGGAGGCCGAGCATGCGTCGCGTTACGCGGTGCGCGAGCAGGCGGCCGAGAGGGCGCGGCTCGTCTACGTGGCGTTGACGCGCGCGGTGTACCGCTGCTATCTGGTCGCCGGCACGTATCTGTCGTCGCGCTCCACGAAGGAGTCGCGGCGCAGCGTGTTGAACTGGCTGGTGGGCGGTGGTGGCCACGGTTTCGAGGACTGGCTCGCCGAGCCGCCCGACGAAGCCGCGTTGGCGGCGAGCTGGCAAGCGCTGGCGGGCGGCCCGATCACGCTGCAGGCGCTGCCGAAGCCCGAGCGCCGCGTGCCGCTGGAAAGCCTCCAGGACCGCAGCGCGCATATGCAGGCGCGGGCCAATCGCAGGCCGCTGCGCGATCAGTGGCGCATGGCGAGTTTCAGCGGCCTGATCGCCGCCGGCAGTCAAGCCGAGGAAGCGCGCACAGCGGTGGAAGAGGTGCGACCGGATCACGACGAGCTTGCCGATGCGCTCGTCGTCACGCCCGCGCCCGTGCCGCAGGCTCAAGCCTATGCGGAAGACGACATCCTCGCGTTTCCGCGAGGCGCGGCGGCGGGCGACTGTCTGCATCGCATGTTCGAACTCGCAGACTTCGCCGGGCCGCATACATGGGCCGATGCCATTCGCGGTGCGTTGCGCGAGCGCCCCGCGCCGGCTGTGCCCGAACTCGCCGCACGCCTGCCCGCGATGATGCACAACCTGCTCAGGGACGTGGTCACCACCGAGCTGCAGCCCGGCATGGCGCTCGCGAATCTGAATCCGCGCCGGCGCCTGAACGAGCTCGAGTTTCTGTTCGCGGCGCCGTCGCTGGATTTTCCCGCGTTGCGCGAGCTGCTGATCGAACACGGCTATCCCGACGTCGCACTGGAACCCGGCGTGTTGCGCGGGTTCGTCAAAGGATTTATCGACATGATCGTCGAGTACGACGGGCGTTTCTGGATTGTCGACTGGAAGTCGAACCATCTGGGCGACACGGCCGCCGACTATGCCGCCGCGCCGCTCGAAGCGGCCATGGCGAGCCACGCCTATCACCTGCAGGCGCTGCTCTATACGGTCGCGCTGCATCGGTATCTGAAAACACGGGTGCGTGATTATTCGTACGACACGCATATCGGCGGCTATCTGTATCTGTTCGTGCGCGGCGTTCGTCCGCATTGGCGTGACGCCGATGGACCGGCGGGCGTGCATAGGCGGCGGCCCGCGTTCGAACTGGTCGCGCTGCTCGATGCGGCCATGATCGGAGGTGTCGCATGA